CTCTCTCATAAGAGAAAACAGCCTCTCTCCTTCCTTCAACAAACCCGATTGGGCACAAGCCGAAAGCAGACACACGAATGTGATGCTGTCTGGCAAAGCTCCAACACTTTCCATCCGGCTGAAGTAATTTAGGGCTTCTGGGTCTTTGCAATGGGCTGAAATTATCGAATTCCAAGATACAACATCCCTTTCAGGCATTTCGTCGAACAACCAACGTGCGTGATCCAACTTGTCGTGATTAGAGTACAAAACGATCAAAGAATTGGCAACTGACAGATTCCATTCAAGTCCTCGCCGAAGCATCCAACCATGAACTTGGGTTCCGAGTAGCAAAGACGATGATACGCAAGTAAGAACAGTGGATATGCTAATTGTGTCTGGTTCGCATCCATTTTGTATCATCTGGCGAAAGATATCCATCGCTTCCGCCGAAAGCCCATGGCAACTGTAACCAGTAAGCATCGAATTCCACGAAACCACGTCCCGAGAAGCTATTTTGTCGAACACCCTGCGGGCCTTCACAATGTCGCCACATTTGGCGTACATGTCAACAAGAGCATTGAGCACGAAGCCATCGCCCCAAAAGCCACAGCGAACGACTTGCCGATGAACTTCCTCACCGACCCGAATCGACCCAATTCCACTGCAAGCTTTCAGCACGCGGGGGAAGGTGAAACCGTCCGGTTCAACCCCTTCTTCCACCATTTGGAAGTAAAGCGCCATGGCATCCTCGTATAAACCCAGTTCAGCATACCCCGATATAAGTGAGTTCCAAGGAAAAGCAGATGCATTTCTCTTAGGCATTCGATCGAACAACTGGTGGGCTTCCTCCATGTGTCCGCCGGACGCATACAGTCTCAGCAGTTTGGAGGAAAGGCCGGCGTTCTTGCGCAGAAGCTTCTCCGGTAAAAGGCGGTGAACCCGGAAACCGTGGTCGGCGGCCTGTAGCCTGAAGCATGTCTCTAGGAGTGAAGAGAAGGTTTGGGCGTCGAGCTTTATTCCGTTCTCTACTGCTGCTTCTAGTTCGTCGACCAAGGTGTTGAGCGCTTGGAGTTTCGTCCGGGGTTGAGGCTTCTGGTTGATTAGGAGTGGAGTTGGAGATGATTTTGGGAACGAGAGTTTCCTTTTCCTGCTCTGGCCATTGCGATTGTGTTTGTGTTTCTGGTTCTGGTTCTGTTGTTTCTGGCTCTTTGTTTTGCCATTGCTCTGTATGGAAGAAAAGAGAACGCAGGATGAGACGGCGCCGAAGTTCGTAGATTTCATGTCCATTAATGTCGAAGAAACGAGGAACGCATTTCACCACATTACGTTCTGGACAGTCCGAATGAGATTTTCAACGCCAATAGAAGTCGAGTACAATTTCCAGGCGCTAGGGAACGAGGGGGAGATTAGAAAAACCAAATTCCTCTCAGCATGCTGCATGGAATTTGAGTGACTTGAGGCAGGTGTTCCAAATACTAGTTGCGTAACCGTTCAGAAGAAACTTACCCACAATGGTTATAAGAAATGTCATATGAATATTAATGATAATACGGGGACCGTTCTTCCTGGTCAGCCGAAGTAGATGGGCTGTAGGTAAAATTCTTATCAGAATTGGCTATAAATGTGCACCATGGAACCTTTGTTGTTAGAGAACTAGATTACACGTGTACACTATTAACTGCTTCGCTTCTGAGCTTGCATATGGCCTTCCGTGAGTGGAAAGGGAGAAAGCccaaaagaaagaggaaaaaagaaCAGTAGTATTCATTGCAGAGAGGGTAAACGGGGTTAGCCAGCCAAACGCTCAGATCTCTGAATGTGTGTACTGTTCTTGAGTTCATTCAGCTTACTTACGTTTCATCACCTGCAGTTTACCAAACTAGGAGTAAATTAACACGTCGTATGAAGAAGGACGAAAGCAAGAATTGTTGGGTCAATCAGAGAGACAAATATATCCAATAGAATCAGAAGCATAAAATGAAAACTGCACTATATCCCACTTGTTCATTGGTATTGTTGATGAAAGTATTGATGGAAGAAATTTGTGAATGAGAAGATAATAATGGTTGCTGAGAGCATTAAGAAAATAGATGCAGCACCATAAATATTAACATACCTCCATCCGGGTAAAAATTGGGTGGACTCGTTCAAATATCTCATCTTCTGTTCCTACAGCGCGGATCTGCAGTTATTGGTTTCCATTACTATAATAAATTTCTAATATTCTTATAAGGTTTAGATAACTGAATAAGTAAGCCTCCACCAAATCTGACATATGGAGCAATTCACTACAACTCATAGAACTCgccaaataaataatatattagaaaAGGAAACCCGAGCATCCCCAATACACGAAACTCCTCAGTTTGTGGAAATCAACAAAAGGTTGTATTTGTATACAGCCTTCCCCTTACTTTTTTGTAAAGAGGTTGAGTTTCCACAAATCGAACCCATGACATTACAGTCACAAAAAATCAACTTAGTGTTGCTATCAAAGCCCACTCTCAGAAGACAAAAACGGATAAGTAAccaaataatattcatttcaagatcACAGTAAATTTTCGAACCACAGGTTAAACAGTTTGAAAACAACAGGATAATCCTCCATATCATCAATACCCACTTGAATAAATACCTTGTGAAGTTTTCCTTTCTTTGAATAGTAGTTGATAACAGGAAGGCTTAAAGCATTAAACACTTCAAGCCGTTTCTTGATTGTATCAATATTATCATCAACTCTGCCCTGAATTAATAAAGAAATCATACTTAAGGAAGAACAGGAAAACATCAAAAAGTTTCTACACaatttaaatacaatattaTACAATAGAAAACCTGATTACGGTTCAGTACTCTTTTCACCATCTCTTCTTCAGGGCAATCAAAGAAAAGCACAATGTTTGGTTCTGCTCCAACCTGCATTCAGCATAAAGCTATTGGTTGCAGCTTTTTGTGCTGGAGTTATTGTAGCCATTTTTTGTAACAGTGTCGTGCATGAGTGATTTACTTCCAGTTTTTCACTTATCCACTGGGAGGGTGTATATATGATTGATTCTGTATATATGAGTGATTTCTCGAAGACAATAATTGTGTCAAAGGCAATATCATGAGAGATTGAGAGACAGGGTTTCTGTAAAGCAATATCATGAGAGACAGACACTCACAATGCGCTCATACGCCCTACGGTTCTCTTCACTTCTTGGGAACCCATCAATGAGAAACCTATCGTTGTTATTTGATTCAATTGCCCTCTGGATCAATTTGACAGTCACTTCTGAAGGAACAATTTTTCCTTCCTTGATTGTCTCAAGAATCTTGGCACTGCAGTTTGAATTCAATGATGGATAGAGGGCATTAGTCTGATGGCACCATGAATAAAAGATCCTTGACATAGAATTTAGCACTCTTACCCATTCTCACTATTGGATGATATTTCCTTCCGTAACAAATCTCCCGCACTCAAGTGACTGAATCCAAAGGTCTCAACTATCTTTAAACACTGTGTACCTTTTCCACTACCAGGGCCTCCTGAAACCACAAGGCATCACGGATGTGCATCATATTCATACTCACTATTTTAGATGTGTTTTAAGGGTAAATATCCCACCAGAAGCATCCACGTGGATCATTAAAGGAGATCTTTCAGCATTATTgatgaaaaaggaaagaggCAATAGAAAGATAAAGAATTTACTCAAGGAAATAGGTCAATGTGTCCCTGATTGGAAGTTTCTATCACCTTCACATGACTGACTACAATGGCCATTTATTATCCATGACTCATTTTTTCTGGGCTTCAAATCAATTGCCTGAACGATGGAACACTAGTCACATACTAAGAAAGTGTCAAGACTTTAAGATCCATGAGTCACAATATTGGAAAAGAATTGAAAGAGAACAAAGGCATGATTCATGTTCCCACACCATTTGATGAGGATCATTGAGGGGAAATGAAATCATTGACCCTTTTGTGTCTGCAAGGAACCATTTTAGATTTGAAAGTACattcttctcctttttatagATAGTAAAGAACCATCTTTGGATTGATTTTTGGGTTTTTGTAGCTGATTGAGTAGATGTTATGCTGAGGCCCATATAGGCTTCAATTTCATTCCCGTGTTCTCCATGGGCCCTACCCCTTGGTATTTATGCAATGGGATGATGTTCTTATTTGTCAACAAgtaaaaaagaacaaagaataTACAAACATATGCCAACCTAAAGTTTAACCTTGCACCTTTCCCCTTCAAAGTGGCCACAAGTATTACTCAAATGTTAACAAGAAATTGTTTAGCTGACCACAGGTTTGGCATAGAGATTTGTTGAGATGAATCAAGCTATAAATGAATTGAATAATAGGCTACAAAGAAACCATTGAGGCCTAGAGTTCATGTAGCCGACACCTTCTAGTAGAATTAAGGcttgtaattgttgttgttgtcataATAGTGAAGACTAACTTGCAATCCTCAAGTACGTTACCTATGGTTAGAAAATATTTGCATATGCAGCATAAAGAACAAGGATGAGTTAACTAGTGTGAGAAACAAGCTGGAAAGAAGTGTTCATGGCACACAAACCAAAAGAGCCAGTAGTCAAAATCTGCCAGTAGCCATCATCTACATACAATTAATTACATCGTTATACTTGAGAAGTGGAGACACCATTATTAGTTCAATAGTGGACTTCTTACATTTTGAGATTTCTTTGCATTCTTTATTTCTTGATACAGATGTTGATGGATTTCCTTTGGTAAGATTTATGTTCAATGAGTATTCTTGAGTTTGAAATTGTGGTTTGTTGCTTAGTATAAATGTTGGGAAATGAAGTACTTTGTATTTGATGTTGAGTAATATTTGAATGGAATTAGGCCACaatatttaagatttattaACTGGAAATGTATTTAAGTCTGAACGCCAGATAAATAAATGCCAATAGACATTAGGTCAATCCTGGATGATTTAAATGAATTAATTCTAAGAAAATTCTTGCTGGGTTTGAGTTAAATGAATGAACATTAAAAGGGTGGCTTAAGTGTAAGAGCAACTCACTTGGTAATAACCCTAAGTTGGCGTGCCTGAAGGGGTTGGGCGCCAACAACTGTAGCTCAAGCACCAACCTGTACGTACACGTGGCTTGGGCTCAAAGCCCAGCCTTACTCAACAAGCACCTTTATTATGTTGGGTGCTTGTTTCCACTCATTGAAGATTCTATCTACAAAAGCTCAATGGAGGATACTCAAATTGCTCTCACTGACACTGTCTATGAGAAGGTGAGGTTGCCTTTCTTTCCAGCCGCCATGCCATATGGTTTGCCTTATACCCATGATTAAGCCCTGAGATCTCACATGGGTATGATTACTTTGCGAGAAGGAATACTGTCAGAAAGTGGGATAACTTACGCCTTGAATCTCTTTGAGCAAGTAAATTAAGCAGGGCAAAACAGTAGTGCAAATGTTTTCTGTATCAACAGGATGTTATAAAACTTCTCTAGCCTTAAATAATGCATGGAGAAAACACAACAAATCAAATCCTACTCAAGTTAAACCGACCTGTTAATGCCGATGCTAGTTTGAGTAATTGCAAATGGTGgtgcaaaaaatgaaatgcATTGACATATGAGATACTACTTGTTCTgcaataataaagaaaacatcaACATACACGTACTAGTGATCAGATCTTAGAATATCAAGCAACAGAGAGATTTGAAACCTTCACATAACCactgaaattaaattgaacttTCACCCATGTATTTAAACAGATTTGTGTCTTTAACCTGCTTTTATACAAGTAGAAGAAAAAACCTAGCATACCATAACTTAAGTTGATCATCTAGGCAGTATAAAAACAACAAGAATATACAAGAATGCATTGTTGATTACCTAAGACAAAAGTTATGAATGGGAGTTTCTCTCTGGTAGTGGTAGGAACTCCATCTTTTGCCTACATCCAAGTAAGGTAACAACATTATATAAATAACCCCTGTGACATAATAATTGGAAATGGATCAATAGAAACTCCTCATACTAGCCTTCACATGAGATATTAGTATAGACCACTAGGGATAGCAACGCTGAGTAAAACTCTAGGTACAGGtctacagataaaaaaaatcacatattaCAAAGTAACACATCTATAATGAGACTAATGATTGTTAATGTTTTATCCAGGCCAACAGACGTATGAGAAAAGGTTATCAGGACATGACAGTTGGAGAAAAAGTAAGGATGTTCACAGAGTTAACATGAAAGACAATGAAGAAAGCAATTCTGTGCGAATGAAATGAACATGAACAAACGATAATGACAAGTAACAGGATTCTAATGGGAAGAAGTTGGTCAGACTACAAAGTAATCTGAAATTAAGCAAAACAATAACTTTTTGTTGCCAACCTCAATTGTTGAGTAAGGATGTTTTGGCTTATGGACACAAAGACATACTAGTGCAGGCATTATTGCAGAAACAAATACATTCACCACAGAGAATGCATTAGTTCTAATGTAATTTTAATTGAAGCACCAAACGGTGTCGAGTGGTCTAGCGGATAGGACGGCCACATGCGGCAACCGCAGGCTGCCATGTGGCACCTGCAAGATGGTCACACGCGGCAACCATCCGCTCTGTCCATGAGGCACCCGATTACCTTTCTATTGGAATAAGCGATTGTGTTGCACGATCTGATCTCAACCACTCATCCAAGTTTTATGAGACTCCATCCCAGCCATCAAGAATTGCTATTTAGCTCTCTCCTCGGGATATGGAGTGTCAAACGagtgaagaagaagcaagaaggagAAAGGGAGAGGTTGTCGTCTTCGGGCTAGGGTTTTGGGGTTCCTTCATATGTTCTGTAAATGCTCTGTATAGTTTTCCTTCTTGTTCTCTGGTTCTATAGGATTAGCCTCTAATCTGTATTTGTGATAATTGGGGCATTTTGGTAGAGAACCATTGATGTACAGAGAGTGTTTGTGagtgtttgagggtgtaatctcCGTTCTTCATAAATAGTgtagtgagctcttctcaccggaggTCAACGTGGACATAACCCtattttggggtgaaccacggtaaaaccTTGGCCtctccttttattcttttcttctgtTTGCGATTTATAATTTCTGTGTGTATGTTTGTGTAAGCTTTCGGCCATGAAGGTATGTTCTCAGTGATTGAATCAGTTCTGTTTTCCCTACAGTCTTTACTTGTCTGTTCATAACAAGTTCTTCAATAATATTAGATTCAGAGGTTCTTGGAAATAGATTTTATTACTAGGGAAAGTAAATACCTATGAATTGATTATGATAATTTCAACCATAAATACACTTATAGAATGAAGTTATATACCGGCTTAAGTATTTCAGTGCTGAATGCTCCGCATGTCTGCAATCCATAGGGTGGCTGTGGCTTATAACAAAATCAATCACACAAGAGGCGTGTTAGGGAGTTTCAACACAAATTTGGATGTAAAGCagttaaataataatcaaagtaacaaaatagaACAGACTGAATTACCAAGGCCTGTAGCAAACCACTCATACATGTCAGGGTAGATACATCATGTTTAAATGGAtcactttctttttttcatttttttgctgCAATTTTTTCTCATACTGTAATCAAAAGCCTACTGTAGCGGATCAGCAACGGCCATATGCAATTAAGTATCCAAGGCGTGATGTAACATTTCCCTATCCTAGAGCAACTAGCATATCGAATTTAACACTAGGCTCCGCCGAGAAAACCTCGGGCAGCCAGAAATGAACAGTTTACACATCAAATCTCAGTTTTCGTTCTTTTCCTAGCTACATACTCAGCAAACCACCGGACATTAGTCGTTTAAACGAACAACGATCGGTTTATGAAATCGTATGAAAAAGAATTATCTGGATCGCATGCTCAGTTTAAGCGAACATCGGATCTGTACCTGGTTACGAAGAAATGCTTTGGACGACGGTACCAGTGACGACAACTGAGCCACGCGCCTCCACATTTCTCTGCCTCTCGCTTGTTTGCTGAATAATTCGTTTCACCTGGACTTACCGTCGACGCCTTCGGTGCCATGTGGAATATATGAACAGTCTGTCCACTGTCCGCATCGGGAAAAGCCGAAACAGGGTCCGTGCCCGTGGGCCACGGCccatcaaaatttttttttctgcagcccatcaaatttttttatctgccttatcctttcttctttggaactttagaaaaatatatatatatatttaaataaaatataaacaaattctTATAATAAAATGTCTCTAAAATGATATATTGACAATATcttcataaatattaattatcatgAATTTATGATAGATTTTTTAGTTTTCACATTCCTCATAAATTTGAGGTTTAATACACTCATTGTTTGCTTATGagttatataatttacatactaggaaatagtaatattttattttaaatttaaattctatattaaaaatatatattacattaatatgttatatgttttatattataatacccaaattttttaatttccagAAACATCAATCTTTTGCTGATAATTCATCTTAAAGTAGtatattgtatatataatataaatcgACAAATGGGAACACATGTACAAATTCCAAATGAATCTCTATAAACCATGGCTAAACTTCTATATATTTCTTCAGCAATGAAACAAACCAAAGTATGGGAGCAACAAAGCTTCTCCAAGCTATACTTGTCAATTTACAAAGAAAGTTATTGTCAATTGGCTCCTACACGTTGATGAAAAGTAATAAATAAATCGAAAACAAAATTGCTCCtactggaaaaagaaaaagaaagaaacatgtGGTCATAGACAAATATACATGCAACCACATGTCAGGACTTCAAATTGACTCTCTGTTTTGTATAGACAAGGAAATGGATGAATCAAAGAGCATAATCATCATATAGCAATTTTATGATTCTATTACTATATCTTACACACCAAAgttctttgctattttcaatCCCATCTGTCTTCTAATAGCTGATTCAGAAATAGGGGGGGCCTTGGAAGAGCTGCTGGCTCTGAATGACATTTTTCAACAAGGGACTAATCCCTTGTTAATAGCCAGCAGGGAGATCAACTAGTGCTCACAGAGCTACACGGTTGAGTTAAAAGGATCCATATAGTGAAGCCATCAAAAAGCTATCTTGGAATGGACTCCTTGGCGGTATCTGGTAATCCCTTGACGCTCTTCACAACCAAATCATAGTTGATTGAAGCGAGCTGAGACAAATtctacaaagaaaaaataatacaacattGGATTTCATGCTTTTGAACTGAAAATGAGTGTAACTTTGGAAAGAAAACAATTGTGCTTTCAAGGTGAACCCgaataattcatttatttttaccaCCATTTGTCATATCTGAGTCTCACCTTAAATGAGAAATTGCTAAATGAGTACTTCACATCAAGATTTGGAGCACTGAATTCAGCTAAATTTCCACATTCATCACCCTGCTTTAGAGAAGCATAATGGTTAGAAAGATAATCAAATGCTGCAACAGGTTTGCATGCCAAAAAAAAAGctggaaagaaaataatgagCACAAGATCAAATTGTACAGCTTTTGTTATCTTTAGATCATAACTTGATTTCAAGAATTCTTACCAAGACCACAAAATTTGAATACATTAAAGCTTTCAGGTATTCGCTGGTTTTTAACTATACTGGTGAACATATTACAGTTACAGTAGTCATTTTCAATTTCCTTTTTTAGTCAGATCGGAGCTGTATCCATAACTATATGTATTTAGAGTGTTTGGATGTGGAATTCTGTGATCTTCAACTGAAGCAACATATATTAGATCATGTATGGCCTGTGTTATGATCCATCAGTGTGATTCACATATTATCATACAAAACCATACATACATCTTCATCCTGTGTGTAGCATGAACCACTGCTGCCTGAAATACTGCCTGTTTCAGTCATATCCTCAAAATCACTGCCTCCACCAACATTTGCATCTTCTGGATTCCAAATGTAGCGGCTCATGAAATAGCTAGTGTCTTGTGGTTCAGCTGAAGGTATGAACATGGCCTGCACATGACAAGTGAACCTTAAAGAGTTTGCATATGGCTAACAATCAATTGCTTTCAGTAGAAAACAAAGATTCAAACAACCTTCTGTCTTGCAAGTGTGTCCCagttgatattcttgaagaaagaATGGTGCTTTACCTGCCAAATTTACTTTAACTTTTATTGCCATCATCACTTGAACTAAGCCCTGACTAAGTGCAGAAAAAACACATACCTCTCCAGCCCCAGTAGCACCTAATCTTTGAACTGAATTTTCTAACAGCAATCTGAAATAAAGGGAATAGGTAAGTCTGATATCTTGCTTGGCCACATCTCCAAGTGCAAAAGGAACCAAATGATTACACAATAACACTTCAATATAACAGCCAGTTATTATCATACACCAAAGGTATATGCTGCTAACTCCAAACTTTTGCCAAAggtaaaaaacagaaaaagtaGATGGAAGccaattttctatgactttagatcttcagcatcttgcattataaatatatgtatacattttGTTTGCATAGCAGCACATTAAATTGTTTATAACTCCAAAATGAGTTAATACAGAAATGGCAGGAACAAAATATCTGTTATATTACATATAAGGGGTCATATGTAACAGACACCTACCATACGAAAATGCATAgtttatgagagagagagagagagagagatggttaTCTTTCCTATTGCTTCATGAGATGAATTTGAGAAGAGGCAACTTTTTGAGCTCCCAACATAGATGAAATAAAAccattttatagaaaatagtaACAAATTCTCTGCAAGTAAACTGTTTAACatcaaaataagtaataaaatcaacaaaatataaataccaTGCAGCAGCAACCTCAATTCCATATTACTTATTGGCATTAACACAAAAATTCtaccccttccccccccccccccccccccccgcgcgggGGCAAAGAATAGTCCAACAAGGAACTTGCATAAATAGTCCACTGACTATCAAGAAGAGCATATATGAACTATCATAccatcccaaaaaaaattatctttctcGCAAACTTACTTATCAATTAGGTCATATGCTTCCCAGCTCATTTCCTCTGGTACTCGAGGCCAAGGTATATCTCTATTCATGATGTTATCAAAAATTTGCTGCAGTAACATGACACATCAGTAATAATAATAGACCTAATTCAATCAGGATGTAcgacaaaataataaataaagtctaaattttcatttatgtgGTCAAGATATCAGAGACTATATGTACATTTTCGGGCCCCAAAGGTCAATTACTTTGACAAAAACAATTCTCATAAATGTTTATCAAGATGGTAAAAGTTTAGTGCttaataatccaatttttcataGAAGTAATAGTTTAGGCCAACTTATTACTTGAACTATTAAAAGCT
This genomic stretch from Diospyros lotus cultivar Yz01 chromosome 1, ASM1463336v1, whole genome shotgun sequence harbors:
- the LOC127791106 gene encoding pentatricopeptide repeat-containing protein At4g25270, chloroplastic gives rise to the protein MDMKSTNFGAVSSCVLFSSIQSNGKTKSQKQQNQNQKHKHNRNGQSRKRKLSFPKSSPTPLLINQKPQPRTKLQALNTLVDELEAAVENGIKLDAQTFSSLLETCFRLQAADHGFRVHRLLPEKLLRKNAGLSSKLLRLYASGGHMEEAHQLFDRMPKRNASAFPWNSLISGYAELGLYEDAMALYFQMVEEGVEPDGFTFPRVLKACSGIGSIRVGEEVHRQVVRCGFWGDGFVLNALVDMYAKCGDIVKARRVFDKIASRDVVSWNSMLTGYSCHGLSAEAMDIFRQMIQNGCEPDTISISTVLTCVSSSLLLGTQVHGWMLRRGLEWNLSVANSLIVLYSNHDKLDHARWLFDEMPERDVVSWNSIISAHCKDPEALNYFSRMESVGALPDSITFVCLLSACAQSGLLKEGERLFSLMRERYGISPIMEHYACMVNLYGRAGLISEAYEIVEKKMEFEGGPTVWGALLYACCLHGNVDVGEVAAQRLFELEPDNEHNFKLLMKVYACAGRLEDVERVRMMMVERGLDS
- the LOC127791122 gene encoding UMP-CMP kinase isoform X1, with protein sequence MWRRVAQLSSLVPSSKAFLRNQPQPPYGLQTCGAFSTEILKPAKDGVPTTTREKLPFITFVLGGPGSGKGTQCLKIVETFGFSHLSAGDLLRKEISSNSENGAKILETIKEGKIVPSEVTVKLIQRAIESNNNDRFLIDGFPRSEENRRAYERIVGAEPNIVLFFDCPEEEMVKRVLNRNQGRVDDNIDTIKKRLEVFNALSLPVINYYSKKGKLHKIRAVGTEDEIFERVHPIFTRMEVMKRK
- the LOC127791122 gene encoding UMP-CMP kinase isoform X2; protein product: MWRRVAQLSSLVPSSKAFLRNQPPYGLQTCGAFSTEILKPAKDGVPTTTREKLPFITFVLGGPGSGKGTQCLKIVETFGFSHLSAGDLLRKEISSNSENGAKILETIKEGKIVPSEVTVKLIQRAIESNNNDRFLIDGFPRSEENRRAYERIVGAEPNIVLFFDCPEEEMVKRVLNRNQGRVDDNIDTIKKRLEVFNALSLPVINYYSKKGKLHKIRAVGTEDEIFERVHPIFTRMEVMKRK